The Cuculus canorus isolate bCucCan1 chromosome 3, bCucCan1.pri, whole genome shotgun sequence DNA window TCAGCTGGGAATTACCTCAGCAGCACCAAGGAGTCTTTGTGACACCTTGGTCTTTTCCTACACCTCAGTTGATCCTTGTGTTCCCCATTGCCTTCACCTCAAGACATGAAAGGATGTCCCTGCTCTCAACACTGCCAAAAAAGTCAGATATGCTGAGGTTAACAGGCTGTCAGCAGCCTCAGTCTTTCTAGGACACGCGCAGCCCTCATTAAAGAGCAAGTGGCTGGCAGCAGGGCCTGTGTGTAATGAGGTTGCTGTCCAAGGACCACGATCAAGAGGCAGCTACAAGAGGGCATTCACTGCAGCAACGCGGGTGTCTGCACGAGCCAGGGTATTTCTGCCcaatgaggaaaatgaaaggaagaagcCTTCTGAGCTAATTTTCTAGTCCTCTGGAGAAGTGAAACGCACATATTGAATTGCCCTCACTCAGTCTCAAAGGGAAGAGGCTGTATGGCCAGTCGACGAGCCGGTCAGGGTAGGAAATACACCCATCAACTGTCCACACTCATGGCTGGGGCACAAGAAGGTAGGTTCACATTGCCCCATGAAGCTGGAAGGGCATGGTTTGGCACCCAACCGGAACAGGATTTCTTAAAACCTGCTCCTGTGCAGCCTTTCCTGCTAGGGGAGACTGAACTGAAAGGCTCAGATGATGGATATGCACAGGCCACAGAGGTAGAAGCATAGCAACTCCCTAGCCCCTTAAAAGCACTCGGTTTGCTCCCAACCCCCTGTTCTCTTCCAAATTTGCTCCTCTTCCTTACCAAAAGGCACCAAAtcactggaacacaggaagacATTTGGACACCACATGCCACTGATCCATGGCCTTCCCACAAAAGCAGTCTTGTCTGCTCATCCCTATGAACAGCTTCAGTTTCACAACTCAATCGTTCCACACAACTCTCTGGATTAATTTTCCATCACCATCCAACATAAACAGGATTTGATGCGAAGACATGGCATTCCGCACCTCTTCTTCCACCCCTGAGTAACCTATACCACATCACGCACCCAAAAGCTATCTTCTTGTCTCACAACACACATGCTTCTGGCACAAATTAATCTTGCCTGATCTCTGTCATCTGTCagctccacagagctgcaggaatGGAAAGTAAGGCTCAGGGACAAGAATGAAAACCACATCTGCTGCCCAAAAAAGTTTCCATCTGATCAAGTTTTCAGCTGTATTCTCGTGTGCAAGAATGTAATGTTAAAGATAAGAATCACAAAGGAAGAACAGCTTGATGTTCAGACCACAGATGAAGCCTTAGAGTAGCCAGTTTAACACTATCATTACTCATTTGCATTGTTTACTCAACTAAAAAGCACATAATGCCAAGTGCTGCCCAGACTTGGTATTTTCGTTGGAAAGGTATTTTTGTTGGAGAATGAAAACAGACCAAGAAAGAAACACCCTAGTCCCATTTTACAGGTGGGGAAATGGAAGTACTGAACAAGACTTCTCCAGCTTCATACAAGTTTTTGTGGCAGAAATTGAAACAACCCCCAGATTTCAGATCACTGCTGTAAGAAATGAGATCACTGATTTTAGCCAAGCTGACTGGAATCCAAATATCAGTGGAAGACAGCCACAAGAATCTACAGCACTATTGTTATTTCTGTCATAATTTTTGTAGCAGAAACTAGGTGCAGGTAGCAAGGAAAGCCTTGCAGTGAACAAGACTTCCTAGACCTAAGAAGAAGTCATCATAAAGCTTGAAGATGCTGCTAGTTGAAAATTAACGAATTAAGACTATAATAACAATACAAATGACCAAATGCTGGTAGAATATTCAGGCAGCATCTCACTTTGCATGTTCGCCTCCTCAAAAAACTACACTTTTAAAACCACTAGATGAATATCCTTTATAACAGGCATTCCACAACCTAGAAGTGTTAATGGCATCTACAgtaaaaatcttatttaaatgttattttaaaaccacCACTCCAGATTTCAACTTTGTTTGCAAAAATCTTTGCCACAATTAATCCAGAAGCATAGAGAGCAGACAGACCAGGAAGCAAGTAATTCACACAAGGTTTCCCAGAAAAACCACAACAGTTTGGAAAGCTTATTTAAATTAGCCACTAACGTTCACCAACATTCTCAAATACTGAGAAGAACTTAAGGCAGAGTCAGTAGATGCAATGCCTGGGATGCAAATCAGAGAAAGCACCTGGGCCGAAAGGAAAATTTCTCCATTTACTCAGATGtactctgaaaaaaaggagactggGCACAGGCTCaccagctttttttctcctctcattaGAATGTGAGACTAATTAAAATCTGTCAGTATCAGTGGAAGATTTGGGTGATGTGAAATGCAAGACTGGGCCTTTTGAATGTTCTATGAGGAGAAACTTGGCGAGAAGGGCAAAAAGGGGGTGaggaaaacagcactgaaacCACAAGTGTCTGCATTATGTATTCATGGGATGTATGTTGCCAGCAGGACTGAGAACAGGCAGTGATGTAACGGGAAAATGGAGGGGTCTCCCTTCTATAGatcttgcaaaataaatacatagtcCTTTCTTTTAGTGGATTCATCTTGTAGGCTTAAAGGGTGTGTTGTTAGTGAGGTGAAAATTAGCACATCCAACCAACCACAGGCATTGAAATGCTTCCCTAATGAGAGGAAATTCAGAGCTGAAAATGACTGTCTTAAACTTACTGCAATTTACCAGGGTCAGCAGATGTCTGCAGATACTCTTTCAAACGGACACTACAtcagtgcaaaaagaaaaacaaaaaaccaagaGCAAGCTAAAATACTAACTCTACAGCAATGCCTTCTGAAAGAGAGGCACCAGATGGGCACTGCAGTCCAGCCCACATCACCAGTGCCACGCATACCCCACTTCCCAGCCTCTACAGAGATGAGGCAAACTCCTAGCATTTATACACTGCAGTCGAGGGCCCTACAATAGTGCtgcaaaatcaaaagcaaatgcatCTACCGCAAACtgtaaataatttgtatttgtaaaGTTGTAAGAAGCACTGTTTTACATTGACGTAAAACTACTAGGAGGAATAGCAACTTGAGCCCAAGGAGATCAACAAGTGTGGAAATGTCCATCGTCAAATCTATGAACACTTTAACCACAAAGTTACTTCTTTATATACCTCTaagcaattaattaattttggaGTAAATGGTATGGGTTAGATCATGGCAGCAGAGGTAACTTGACAAAAGTGAAGTCCAGTGACTTACTCCTTTGTCATGCAAAGAACTGGACAGTACAAGTGGTTCCTCCCTAATGGAGGTAAGAAGCGAACAGCCTGATTGTAGCAAGAGCCACTCAAATAGCAGCAGCTTTACCTCCAAGAGGGGTATCTAGACTTAGGCCCAGTTTATCCTAGACAGAAATTTATCCTACAGACAAAAGTACTAGTTATGCCCCTGAAGATGCGATCACAAGAAGCAACCCTATGAATTTACTGAACCTTGCCTCAACAACCTCTTTTGGTCTTTGTTTACACACCTTCTCTCAAGTGATGGATGCTGCTTTCCTCATATGAAGTTCTACTTTACCTGTTGCATTTTTTCGAGGTCAAGGCTGGGCCTGCTGACCTTGTCCCCGTATCCTTGTCGATGTCTCTTACAAGGCATGACTTGCTCAAGGCTTGCCCCAACGCTTGTCAAAATTAAAGGTCTGGAGGCTGGGGTCCGCATCAGTGGCTGGAGTCTCTTGGGAGGGGAGGCACTGAACAGCACGGGGCTTGCACTGGTGTGCAGACCATCAGCGTTTTCTGTCACAGGTCGGAAGGACATCGCACACAAGTTCTTCACTTCTTCATCACTGGAGGAGGTGTTGTTGCTGTCGCTGCAGCAGGTAAGCCTGCTGACCTGGGACCACTTCCGCTTCTCAGCGGCGAACTCTCTGTTGATGCGCTCTAGCTCCTCTTCTGAGCTGTGGCGGTCAAGACTGGCATGGAGGAGGGCCCGAACCTTGCAGCATTGGTTCTCCTGGTTCTGGAGCTGGTTGGTGGCCAGAGGGGTCAAAGTACAATTCCGTCTTCTCTCTGGCAAGAGGAAGAGATATAGGAGCGGCAGAGCACATCTGTGTCCCACGCTCTAATAAACTGGGTCTGCTTTCtcctgacatttttttcaatcttctcccaagtaaacTTCTGAGCTGttttcccaccttttttttcccagcttcttccacctccctcctcctccacaatCCCAAACTGAATGCTTCCATTTGGACATTTCTAGATCTTTGGTTAGACACATACCTTCAAACTGTCACCTGGAATTCTAGTTGCACAACAAGAACATGGACCTGCTGCCCATCTCATCCTCTGAATATGGAGAAGACAGTCTTAAAAATGTCTTGCTAGGAACTTGCCTTTAGCTAAAATCATTAAGTTCTAAGGACTAGATCTCAGGGCAGAGGTGGCAAGTAAGTTACATTACTCTAAGCAGCATGTCTGTTGCTGAAATAATAGAGATCTAATTTCCGGAGGTACAACTCCTCTTCCTATTACAAGGTTTGCCATAGTAAAAAGCCTGCCCTCAGCCGTAAGTTGAGCATGCTTCACCTGTTCTGCCAAGCTCTTTCTATGTTAAGCACATAAGGATCTAAATTTTAACAGGACATGTCCTGTGGGTCAGGAATTTAACTATTTCTCCCTTTGCAAAGAAATCCACTAGAATTTGGCTGaagaacaataaaacaaaagacaCACACAAATGGCAGAGACTTAGCATAACTAACAGATGAATTTACTACAGATTTCACCTGCAGCTCTAAGCTGTTTCATACCAGTTCCAAAAACAATACCAGAGCATCGGTCTCTCTTCCAAGACTCTCAGCTAGATTCAAGAATATAGTTTCCCAATACCAAGAGTACTGGAGGAAGGGAGTGAGCTAATCAGGCAATGAGTCCAGAAGAATGAGGAAAGTGAAGGTCAAAACTCAATATGGCAAGGAAGAGGAAACCTAAATCAAAGATGACACAGGTGCACAAGCACAGAATGGAAGAGTCATGGAATAGAATTTTTagtcccagctctgctgctggcccTATTGTAGACGTTCTCCACCTCACATTTGCAGCACTAGGCCCTTAACATGTGGTTAAAAAGGTCTATCTCTGGTAAGAAAAGTGTGACTGCAGCATCTGATaacaccagcctctccctgggAGGTCCCAAAGACTTCAAGGTGACCGATTTAACGCATCTGGTTGTGGCAcactggggatggagaaggaggcacTTCCAAGAGCGcaagtgaaaagcaaaatagaCTTTTGCTGTAGCATCCCAGGACCCTCCTATCTCATCCCTTTACCTCTGTCGATCTGGGCAAGTTCCTGGTTCTCTCCCTCAGAGTCATCGCTGTCCTCATCACTTGGGGGATAGGAGATCTAGGgggcaaggagaaagaaaaggcttcaTCATGAACACTGAACATTGCCCTGCTGGTGTGCAAGCCACTTCCCTTACCCTCCCCCTCTCATATCCTGCAGGCATCCACTCCACCTAACTGCACACACCCAGCCATAGCACCTCCCTGTGTACACATCCTCATCTCCCAACCTCAAACTCCCATCATATCCTCTTAGTTGCAGcaacacaaaacacacagctAACCGCTATTTCCACCTTACCGCATTGCCAACTCTTTCCCAAGCACAATGAACATACCCTGCCCTTAGCTCCCCAGACATGCAGCTTATAACCATCATGGCCTACCACATCCACATCACGTGGGCAACCGAATCTCTAAAACCCACCACCAAAATAAAGATACATCCTGTGAACAGCACTATCATCTTGCAAGGCACTCACAAATGGAAGTGGCTCATTAACTTTAGCTGTCCTATGTATGTACCCACACTTCCCCCTTGAAGGGACACACACAAGAACAGACTCATCTTGCTTTCCTGCAGGACAATTCAGAAGAacataatagaaataaaagaaacaagatttcAGAGAAATGCAAACAGTAGCATTATGCTTTCCCCGCCAACACAGAATTTTAGAGTACCACAGAACACCCTTAAATGCTCCAAGGGTAACGACACTTCACATACTTTGTCCATAAGAAATTTTCAGCAACATTTGCTCTGTGTCAGCCAAGGAACTTCACCAAAACACTTGCTGTATACGCAAATACCTACTTACTCAAAACATGTTTCAACACTGAACAAACTTGGTAGCTGCCACTTGAGAGAGATCTGAAAGCAAGCTATTGTAGGTTAGATAGATCCCACTGATGCCGAGTTTCCTACACAGAAGAAACCAACTTACCTTGCTCCTAAAGTGACTTCTGTTCTGCTGCATGGAGCATACCCGTAAGCTATTATATCAAACCTCTGAGCTATGCAGCTTAGTGTCTCTGCCAATGGCCAAACCCAGATGAGTCAAAGGGAGATGCAATACCTCAAAAGGAACATTTATAAGAGAGTGTTCTGGAATAACAATCACCGCAAGATGAGCTTTATTATTCCTTATACCTTCttattcagaataaaagaaacattcccATCATTCTTAATTGAGTCACACGAGCTACTTGCCCTCAACAGAATCCAGAGGCAATAGGTTTCCAAAGGTTACATGctgtgtttccattttaaaagtgtCTGATGTGCTGTGCTTGACTTTCATAGAATATGAGGCAGCATGCAACCATTACATTGATATGGACCTAATTCACCTTCACCAATGTTGCTAGGAAAACCTTAGAGTTTCAGACTCCCGGAGACCCAAAGGAACAATGACATTGAACTAGGTGCCTATGAAAGACATCCAGCTGATGCAGAGAAACAGGAATGGTAGAGAAATTCAGACTGATACTGGATTAGACAGCTATTAAGTCAACACACCTATAATATTTTGTGACCGTCCTCCAGGATTGTGTTCAGAGGGGTTGTTCCCCCAAAAGCCTGTTgtcaccttttctttcctctcctttttttttaaagctaccTTTTGTCTCTGTATATTTACATTGCCCtttaagaaatcagaaaatatttttcttccttgctagCCTTTAAGCTACTTTCATAAATGTTAAATGACAAATGAGGAAAGAGGCACAGATTTATCCCCATTGTGGATATTCTCGAAGTATACATATGGGGTTGTTTTTCCTGCCACAACTACAATTTTTGTGTATGTATTCACACACATGCGTCATTTAATAAAGGCAGCTGGTGCTGAGGAATGCTGCCAAATTAACAGAATTCTAGTTGTCCCCAGAACAGGTATAATACCTTGTTTGTGCCATGGCAGTTCATAGAGAGGACAGCTGACACTGAACTGCCATTGTGCTAGCTGCTATACACACAGACAGTAGTTCTGTCTTCATTACAAAAGCTAAGGCTCCAGTTCTAACTTGAGAGGTACTGCCCTTAGTCTGTGGCTCATTCCCTCATAAAGACCTTTCATTGGGATGTCACAGGGTTTTCAGTGAGGTTTAACAGCTCTACATGGGAAACCAATCAGCTACAAGTTTTGTACTACATAAATGTCACTATATAGCACAGCAGCGCTtccaaaaaaaagaggcaatgaCACCTAACACATGCAGGTCACAGAGCTACTGTACAATGTCACTGGCTTGAGATACTTAAGATAGGAGTTGGATTTGAGTCAATGATTGACATTTTGAAGGACTTTTTGTCTACCAGTCCTGAACTTCCAAAATATTCACTCCTCCTTGTACAACCGTAATTTTGCTGGCTCCTAGTCTCATATGACTAACTCTCCTCTGCCAAGTTCTCCCCAGTCCCACAAGCAGCCCAAGATTAATCCCCTGTGAGTTGCTTCAAACACTTCTCTAGAGGCTTTGTTCAGAGCACCtgcaagagaagagaaactTCTTTCAAACAAGAATATACTAAGACTGTGGATTTGGTCCCATTGTAGATcccaaagaaattaaactggTAGGACAATATGAAAGGcattgtggggaaaaaaaacagattccCACAGTCTTGCTAATCATCCCCTTATTGATAGCCATGGGAAAATGACCATCCATTCTTCTAGAATCAACTATGATTTTTATGAGCAACATATCGAGTGCTTTTCAGAATCAAGGCACACACCTATTGAGCCACTCTTCCGAACATCCACCTTTTATTTTGGAAGGACACACCAGTAGCACATATCTCCTAACATTGACTTGGTTTCTCCTATTACTCCCACTAGTTTATTATACCCTTGGTTCTAGACAATACTCTCAGAAACtagaatattttcataatatacAACACAAGCTAACAAcgaaaaaagctttaaaagccAGCAATTGTGCATTTTAGGCACGAATGAAGtacatagattaaaaaaatctcagaagtcATATTTCCTCTGATGTCCCACAACCTGCACTGTCTTTCAGAAGTCTTCTCTGTGATTTTGCGTGTATTATATACATCCAAATACCCTCCTGCTTTGTCTTCACATCTTTCAGTCAGAGAAAGCACAATTTTACCCCCAATTTATCATTTAGCAAGGTCTTCTATTTCAGTATTGTTACACTCTCATTTTATTAGTAAATCATTCCACAAATTACATCTTGTTTGTGGGAACTGAAGTCTCCCAAGCTCTTACGTACAAGACCCTAGCTCCCACGTTCCCAAAGAGAGAACCATCCTTCACAGATGACCAACAATTAACCTTGCCAAGTTCAAATTTTACACAGTGAACTCTTTGTCATAATACACCACTCAGGCAAAGATGAACAGAAGATCAAAAAAGGGACACAAGATGTGTCTGTATGGATAACAAGAATTTCCAGAAACTATAAAAATAGAGGGAAGCAAAGACTAATGCTCTGATTTGCTGGAGATAAACACCTGCTCCCTTGACTCTTCCCAGGCTTTAACAGTAACACTGTCCTCTCTTCAAAAGCATTCCATTAGGCACAATAGTATTGTGTTCCAGCCTCCAGCCTCCCTTGCACAGTCCCTGTCTTATATTAGCCACAGATTTACCGAGGCAACACAGCCTTGTTTACCTCACAAATTCAGAATTGTGGCACTGTGATATCAAAAAATTTGATCTCCATGTCAAGGTCCCATTAGATCATGGCTTCCCTCATAGCATGCGAATTAGAGTTGTTTAGACTGAAGGAGACATTTTGGTATCATCTACCCCAAGCCCCTGCTCAAGCTGAGTCTTCTCGACCAGACTGCCCAGGTCTGCGCTCAGTACGCTTTACACTTCAATGtgcaaaatgaaagagaagaaaatctctAGTTCACATAGATGTGTGAATGTTTACAAGCCATGGCACAGAACAAGCCAGAAAACAAAGGACAGGTACCCATTCACTCTCCATTCTTTCTTTAGGGAAGGCATCAGATCTTAAGTTCAAAGACAGTAGCTTGTTGATGAGGATCTCAGCATTACACCTGGGTCCTTCACCTCTGGCACCAGAAATGCCTTCCTTCACGCCAAGGGCTCCTAATGTGACAAATGGAAACACGAACAAACTTCCCtatgcatttcattttgcatcAATTTCCAGTAAGGGAAGATGAGTTCGTGAAGAATAACCAGATGGTATTTAAGGAGAACTGAGAGTAAAGCTTATAACTTTGAGGGAGATGCAATATGAAAGACAAACTagcagacagaagaaaaagcaagtgagagagagagagagagagagaaataaatccTTGCCTTTCTCATCACACTACTGCTTGTCATCTGAGTAATGATAACTAGCTGCAGCCAGAACTGCCCAGGTCCTAAGCAGTCCAGTCACACTTGGAGTCCAAACCCCTGAAATATaacatacaataaaaaaatgctacCCCAATAAGGTAAAGCTCCTCTTGACTTTGcttacagaagagaaattaacCTACAATCATATTATCAAAAGTAATTACATTGAGAATCATCTGGGGGCTTATAAAAGAGAAGGTAATCTCAATTCTGAGGTAGAA harbors:
- the LOC104062220 gene encoding uncharacterized protein LOC104062220 isoform X3, with product MKFSLSNSSERVHLCKPSLDNFMEDEILWMFMEPSQWTWMYENMLLGKLAPKLPQNCISYPPSDEDSDDSEGENQELAQIDRERRRNCTLTPLATNQLQNQENQCCKVRALLHASLDRHSSEEELERINREFAAEKRKWSQVSRLTCCSDSNNTSSSDEEVKNLCAMSFRPVTENADGLHTSASPVLFSASPPKRLQPLMRTPASRPLILTSVGASLEQVMPCKRHRQGYGDKVSRPSLDLEKMQQSINGGRPPPHFVYDPSTFAFRSLSTLKPLSPIGPVEEPSCAY
- the LOC104062220 gene encoding uncharacterized protein LOC104062220 isoform X5 translates to MLKILTKKLRNQSLNEIQPFQLKISYPPSDEDSDDSEGENQELAQIDRERRRNCTLTPLATNQLQNQENQCCKVRALLHASLDRHSSEEELERINREFAAEKRKWSQVSRLTCCSDSNNTSSSDEEVKNLCAMSFRPVTENADGLHTSASPVLFSASPPKRLQPLMRTPASRPLILTSVGASLEQVMPCKRHRQGYGDKVSRPSLDLEKMQQSINGGRPPPHFVYDPSTFAFRSLSTLKPLSPIGPVEEPSCAY
- the LOC104062220 gene encoding uncharacterized protein LOC104062220 isoform X4, yielding MLKILTKKLRNQSLNEIQPFQLKISYPPSDEDSDDSEGENQELAQIDRERRRNCTLTPLATNQLQNQENQCCKVRALLHASLDRHSSEEELERINREFAAEKRKWSQVSRLTCCSDSNNTSSSDEEVKNLCAMSFRPVTENADGLHTSASPVLFSASPPKRLQPLMRTPASRPLILTSVGASLEQVMPCKRHRQGYGDKVSRPSLDLEKMQQKMLLKKNCGAKTRIIKIRSINGGRPPPHFVYDPSTFAFRSLSTLKPLSPIGPVEEPSCAY
- the LOC104062220 gene encoding uncharacterized protein LOC104062220 isoform X1 yields the protein MKFSLSNSSERVHLCKPSLDNFMEDEILWMFMEPSQWTWMYENMLLGKLAPKLPQNCISYPPSDEDSDDSEGENQELAQIDRERRRNCTLTPLATNQLQNQENQCCKVRALLHASLDRHSSEEELERINREFAAEKRKWSQVSRLTCCSDSNNTSSSDEEVKNLCAMSFRPVTENADGLHTSASPVLFSASPPKRLQPLMRTPASRPLILTSVGASLEQVMPCKRHRQGYGDKVSRPSLDLEKMQQKMLLKKNCGAKTRIIKIRSINGGRPPPHFVYDPSTFAFRSLSTLKPLSPIGPVEEPSCAY
- the LOC104062220 gene encoding uncharacterized protein LOC104062220 isoform X2 — its product is MKFSLSNSSERVHLCKPSLDNFMEDEILWMFMEPSQWTWMYENMLLGKLAPKLPQNCISYPPSDEDSDDSEGENQELAQIDRERRRNCTLTPLATNQLQNQENQCCKVRALLHASLDRHSSEEELERINREFAAEKRKWSQVSRLTCCSDSNNTSSSDEEVKNLCAMSFRPVTENADGLHTSASPVLFSASPPKRLQPLMRTPASRPLILTSVGASLEQVMPCKRHRQGYGDKVSRPSLDLEKMQQMLLKKNCGAKTRIIKIRSINGGRPPPHFVYDPSTFAFRSLSTLKPLSPIGPVEEPSCAY